The following nucleotide sequence is from Triticum dicoccoides isolate Atlit2015 ecotype Zavitan chromosome 7B, WEW_v2.0, whole genome shotgun sequence.
ATTCTTGTTGTCGGGACAAATAGCCATGGTGTCCATCTTGCATGGTAGATCAACTAACTTATGTAATACGTCATACGTTAACGAACCTTATGAGAAGTTAGTAACCTAGCTCACATTTGGACCATCACTTTTTTACGAATTAGATCTCTCCCACCCCTCTCACATCGTCTGCATAGGCGATGAGGAGGGAAACCCTAGCCACCATTGGGGCGCCCTACGCCCCCTCCCACCACCACAGGGTGCATCCTGGGGAAGCCCAGGCGGCGGTGGGACTTCTTGTCTCCCCTCGCCTGGGGTCCAATGTGGGCAGATTCGATTAGCCAGTGCACCACACTTGGGTGGGGCATGACGATGCGGCAAATCTCCTGTCGGTGCCGACGGACAATTGGCTCAGCAGCGCAGGCTGCTTTCTTGAGGGTTGTGAGTGCCGCTGCGCTCGCAATGTCCCGAGCCTCACTCAGATCTGGCAACAGGTAGCAGACAACGATGTGGGTCATGGGCGACACCGACCGACCACTATTATAGTGCCAGGGCGGTAGCAGCGACCCGTTGTGGCGGCGTGGGTGCCGATAAGGGACGGCTATCGGTGCTCCACACCACTCTACGGGTGTATGGTCATGAGGAGATGGCGAGATGGCCGCCCTTGCTGAGGTATGGGGTGGGGAGGCTGGCATGGGTACGGAGGCTTGGAGGTGGTCGTGGTTGGTGTTGTCAATGTTGCCCAGCGACCAGAGCTACTGGTCCTGGGTGGTCCTCGTTGAGGGCTGGAGTAACCAGATCTAACATGGCACTGGTTGCCGTTCCCTCCAGAGGTGACGTCAACATGTGGCTGGCTGCGCGATCCAGGGGTGTGGGGGTGAGATGTTCCCTGTCACTGGTTGTGTTTTCTCTATTCCAGCAGCCTAGTGCTTGTTTGCTGGGCAGCTATAGCAACGGTGTTTCCTGGCTATGCCCCTTCAGCCAACTGTGTGGTGGGACCCAAAGGGTTGGCGGGGAGGTGTCTGCTTCCCCTCCGTATGGTGGCGTCTTCATGTTATAGCGTTAGGGGGAGGTTCGGAGAGGGATGCCAGGGCGGCGGCCTCGGGTGGTGGGCTAGTCAGTTAGCTCGTCAGCTGGTCTTTGAGTAGCAGTTTTGGTGATTATCGGTTGTATGGATGACGAGCACTATTGCATTGGGAGGCTCTAGTGTCTTCTCTGTCGTGGCAGAGGAGGTGCCCAGTTCTGGTTCTGGAGTTCCTCGCACTATCGCGGCGACCggcttaattcatgtatggctggtGGATGCAACTAGGTGAAAGCTCTACGCTTTGGCGCTGATGGCGATGGTGCCCATGGGTGCCGCTCTCCCCTTGAGTATGTCGCTGCATGATCACCCCCTGTCAAAGTTTCGGGTGAAAACCTTGGTTTCTTCCATCAGACACGGCGATTGTGATGCTTTGCAACATTTCCCCTCTTGAGGGTGTTGATGTGGAGCCAAGTATCGTTGGTCGTGACCAGTTAGTCCTTAGCTCCTGCTGTATGTTTTGCTTGGCGACATAGTTGTGTTCCGGCTGTTTTATGTTGTCCGTTTTTTCTAAGTTTTGTTTTGTTTCAGGGCTTTCTCACCATCATGTATCATGTATCATTCGGACGCTTGTGTTATGTGATTTATATATAAAGCTGGGCGGAAGCCTGTCTCGAGAATCACCTTTTTTTGCAGAGCGTTTAGACCATCCCTTTAACACTATTGTTCACTCAAACcaggagaaaaaggaaaaaaatgcatgAAACACCATCATATATCAAAACTTACTATCACACCAAGTATTATGTATGGACATTTTTTTCCTAGCCATGGCGTCCTGTAGAGGTTTGGAGTCACTTCTCTCCTGAATACACAAGCTGCGTATCATTTCGTTGATAGATAGAAGAGCAAGAGATACATGGTGGCAGATACATGACTCGTACACCGGAGGGCGAGGATGCACCTAGAAAGGAGCATCGGAGGTGGATGCTCAACCCAACTTACTACAGACACCTATGGTGGTTCGAATAGGGAAATCGCCGCCAATCCTCTAGCTCCGGCCAGAGCCCACGTGCGTGCCTCATCAAGGATGGTTTGGGTGACAATATCCGTGTAGGGTCTAGCAACCTCAAAGATGGTGGAGTGGCGATGCTTCCAAATACTTGAAGCAATGAGAATATCAAGGGAGGCGAAGCCTTTGCAAAGCGATGGTGGGGAGGCAGTCGTCGCGGAGCTCCACGGTCGATTAACCCATCCGTCGTCGTTGGAATGGCCACCATGAGTCCGCATGCGGCAAGGATGTTGTGCCATAAGACATGAGAATGGTCACCCCGACAAGTAGGTGATCAATAGTCTCCAAGGCTTGGTCACAGAAGACACAAGTTTGGTGGTGAGGGAGACCATGCCGAGCGCGCCGCGCGGCAGTCCACACTGGTGATCCTATGCAATCCAACCAGATGAAGATGTGGGAGCATAGCGGCGCCCAAGTCTTCCTTGTCGGTGCGGGATGCGACGATATGACAGGTCCATAATAGAGCTAGTAACAAGAGCTGGCATAGAATTGCCCGGATGTGGGGATTTGACTCATTTCACAACCCAGAAACAGAACATAAAACCGCTAGATTGCACTTTAACCTTTTCATACTAAAATCACTATTTTTGCCAAAAAAAGGGTTCACTTATGCATTTTTATTTTATTAGGGCCCACTAGATTTAGAAAATTTGCATCTGTATTATGTGGAGAAGAATCAATTTGTGGTTGcttgttaggaggacagtggtatccccaggtCCCATCCCACGAGAGTTCAAGTCATAGACTTGACATTGATGCTCACATTTTTCTGTATTTCTTTCAGGCCTTCCGGTGATATGCGTTCAGTGAGAAGTAACATTCCCAAAGATGATGTTTCGGCCCAGTCTCTCGAATGTATTCATTGGGTAGAGTGTGCGTGCGTGCAATCATAAAGATGAGTGTACATGCATATGTATGAGTATATGTGTCTGCACTGCATAAAAAAAGATGATTAAAGGATATTATCAGCCAGGTGGGTAAAGATCAAAGGCACCACAAAAGAATGACCAACCTTTGAGAGAAAAAGGGACATATATGTTTATACTTTATTAATCATGTGATCGCCTCCACCATCACATGTATTTTATGAGCGACATCAAAATAAAGTAGTGCATACACATCCGTATATTTATCCAAATGATAACCACACGTGTGACATGAAGTAATCCGGTTCCGGCGTTTTTTACAACTAAAATTGTCatttgaaaagaaaaaagaaaccccAAAAGAACTGAAACTTGTCATCCAAATCAAGTTGCCATGCTtgacaactaaagttgccatcctcGCATCACTAAACTTGtcataaaaaatgttcaaaattgccATGTGtttgtgccacacgtgtggcacttaacAGGATTCTATTTTTGTTACTCCCTTCATAAACTAATGTACTTtaatgatctaaacactcttatattaatttacaaaGAAAATACAAGGGTAGTACTAACAGTCAAGTATATACTATCGCTCACTTTGCATAGTCATCGGTATCAAGTATTTCTTGGTTTCTGCAAGATCTCAAATTGTCggcgttttttttttttttgcgtggTAAATTGTCGGCGTTGACTCCTTGTTTTCTAACCATATAATTTGGCGCTCAAACTCCGATATGTACGGTATGTCACCAGTACTAGATTCCAATCTCTACATGCATTGGCTCCATAGATCTTATATACATACACATCCCGGTACAAGGCTTCATATCGTTCACGCCAAATGGGAGGAATGCAAGTAGTAACTCATAGCCATTGTTCCTTCCTCAAGAACTTCCTAACTGGTGCTGTGTTCACCTTGCCTCTCGTTTACATCCTCCTCCACTCCGCTCCATCTTTCCTCTCATATACCAATCTTGCTGCATTTCAAGCACATCGCACAAGCACCAGCCCTCCTCCTCTCCCACCTCCTCAAGGTAAGCAACTCGTCGTACACGCATATGTACATGTCTCACTGTATATACATAGAAAATGGCTTGATTGCATGCTATATACTATGCTGACCTCCATTATTTTTTCTTGCGTTCCTGATTCCCGGCCCGAGCGCAGCTTGGCAGCAATGCGACTATACCACCGGGAAGTGGGTCTGGGATGGCAGCGTCGCCGGCCGGCGGTACGACAGCGAAAACTGCGACATGGTGAGCGCGCAGAAGTGCGTCATCAACGGCAAGCCGGACAACGGGTACCTGAACTGGCGGTGGCAGCCGGCGGGCTGTAACCTCTCCGCGCTGGACCCGGTTGAGTTCCTCCGGGCAGTCCGAGGCAAGGTCCTGGCTTTCGTCGGCGACTCCACGGCGCGCAACCAGGCGGAGTCCCTCGTCTGCTTCCTCTCCACGGTGTCGCGGCCCGAGACGACGCACCAGTACGAGGATCATCCTATGTCCCACAAATTCTGGCGGTGGGTCTTCCCGGCGCCGCACAACGTCAACATCTCCACGTACTGGTCGCCGTTCCTCGTGCGTGCCGAGGGCAGGTCGGTGGACTACGCCATGACGCACGACACGCTGTTCCTGGACGCGTTCACCGAGCCGTGGACGGCGGACGTGGACGCGATGGACGTCATGGTGATCTCGGCGGGGCACTGGTTCAACCACCAGGCCGTCTACTACGACGACGGGCAGATCGCCGGCGTATTTGCCCGTCCGGACGTAAACGAGACCGACATCGCCGGCGGCTACATCGGCGCGTACCGCAAGGTGATCCGGAGGGTGCTTGAGTACGTCCAGGAAAAGTCGAGCGGCGACAAGCTGGTGGTGGTGTCAACCATGGCCCCGGCGCACTTCGACGCCAAGTACGCCTCGAACCACCGGGATGCGTGCTCGCGGCCGAATCCGTATGATGAGGGAGAGGTGCCCGGGGATGGGGGCACGGCCGAGATGAGGAAGGCCGTGCTggaggaagcggcggcggcggcggcaaaaaGGCAGCGACGGGGGCTGCGGTTCGATGTGCTGGACGTGACGAGGCTGGCGTCCATGCGGCCCGATGGGCACCCAGGCGCCTACATCGTGAAGGACAGGTACGGCGCCGGAAAGCCCGTGCCGGAGACGGTGTTCAACGACTGCCTGCACTGGTGCGCGCCGGGGCCGGTGGACACGTTCAACGACATATTGATGCACATTCTGGCTGCAAGCGGCTGAAGCAATTGTTCGGAGtagtacttttttttcaaaactgaggCAAAGATTGCCTCACCTATTAAATAAGCAGAAGAGAATTGTCCAGTTAATTACAAAAAATCAGACAAAAACCGGAACAACAAAGGCCAAGCCCACTAACATAGACTGAAACACCCGGGACaaacccccgcaaaaaaaaaaaaacactcgGGGCAAAGCCCACACCTAGTATGAACGATGAGGTACTTGTGCCATCGACTCATCGTGCATTCGCCACCCACCCCGTGCTTGCGTGCGCGACCGCGAGGCCGACGGCCACGTACGCTTTTTTAGGTAAACATTTGCAAACGGTGCGCCGGCCGAGCGTTCAGCCGGTCGCTACGCAGTCCTGGCCCACCACCCACCGCTTTCATCTTATCCCCTCGCGTATTCTGGAGACCACAGCAGGCGTCTCGTCCTTCAACCCCCTTGCTCAATTTCTCTCCCCTCTCTTCTTGTGCTCTCTCTTCAAGAATCCACACCAAATCCTCACGAAATTGAGTTCGTTTTTGTTGCCTTATCTGTTCCCCGCGGTTTTTTCCACCATAGGTCCATGGGAGGGGGTGAGCTTGTTCGTGATTTTTGCTTTCCTGTCTCATGTCCTGCGCAATACGCCATGGATCCATGAGGTTGAGTTCAAGTACATGTTGCTCACACACGCTCGGCTCCTTGGAGCTGCGAGCAAGGGACCCGACGACTGCGCTGCAAGCTCGCGCACCCCACTACGTCACCATGGTGCGTGACGATGGCGACCGGTTCCTGCTCAGGCAACGATGCTGGAACCGGCGGACTAGGGAGTTGCAACCGGCACATGACGATGCTGGAACCAATGTCCCCTGATGCTGGAACCGCACGCGTCCTGGATAGGTGACATATTTTTTACTGGAACCAGCCTTTATTTTTGCTGGAACCGTCTTTTTTTTTTTGCTACAATGGGCACTAGTCTTTTTTTTTGCTTGAAGctattttgctggaaccagcattACTTTTTGCTGGAACTGGCTAATTCATTTGCTATAATTGGCTTATCGCTTTTTGCTGCTgagatttttgctggaaccaccaTCAAGTTTTGTTGGAACCGGCAAATCTATTTGCTTCAACCGAGTACCAGAGGTTTTTTTGCATTCGATTTTTGCTGGAAATAGCATCaagttttgctggaaccagctaATCTTTTTGCTTCAACAGTGTATTGGAAGTTTTTGTTGCTTTTTAGATTTGTTTTTGTTGGACATGGCGGTTGCGGTGCAAGTCAATGACGGCGGCGAGCCGGAGACGGAGACGCCGGAGATGCTGCAACCATGGTGACCACAAGCTGGAACCCGTCTGCGTTCGAGTTGTAACCATGGCGAGCAGAGACAGCCGAGACAAGCGCAATGACGCGAGCGCCAGCGAACACGGGTGGGCGGGCGCGG
It contains:
- the LOC119340658 gene encoding protein ALTERED XYLOGLUCAN 4-like, with the protein product MVSAQKCVINGKPDNGYLNWRWQPAGCNLSALDPVEFLRAVRGKVLAFVGDSTARNQAESLVCFLSTVSRPETTHQYEDHPMSHKFWRWVFPAPHNVNISTYWSPFLVRAEGRSVDYAMTHDTLFLDAFTEPWTADVDAMDVMVISAGHWFNHQAVYYDDGQIAGVFARPDVNETDIAGGYIGAYRKVIRRVLEYVQEKSSGDKLVVVSTMAPAHFDAKYASNHRDACSRPNPYDEGEVPGDGGTAEMRKAVLEEAAAAAAKRQRRGLRFDVLDVTRLASMRPDGHPGAYIVKDRYGAGKPVPETVFNDCLHWCAPGPVDTFNDILMHILAASG